The Coffea arabica cultivar ET-39 chromosome 6e, Coffea Arabica ET-39 HiFi, whole genome shotgun sequence genome contains the following window.
ttctccCCTTAATAAGTTTTCTCTCATACACAGATCCTCACGATCTACGTAGAAAAAGCATATTTCTCATTCTATTTCTATCCTTTATTCTCCTTCTCTATAATACACACATCCATATAAACGAATGGTCAAGATTCACAAAGTTTGAGTAATAATAGCTGTCCTGGAAGATTGCAACATGGATTTCAGGCATGGATAGATGTCTTGGAAAATTGATGCATGGAAGTTAAAAGGATCAAAGGtccaagcttttttttttttttttttttttgttttttatcagTGACACCCGTTCAGAATGgtgtaatattttttaaacgGGGTGTAATTCTACGTGAATTGCTTGTAAATTTCACAACAGAAATACAAATATTATACATAGAATCCACATGAACAGTAATAGAATATCACACCTCTATTATAAGGATGTACAAGCAGTTCACTTAAAGTTACTAAACATTCAACAAATGTTGTACAACTTAGAAATGATTGAACTGACAACTGTCCCTGCCCCATGACCGCAGAGGACTAAGGGCACAGACGATTATCAGTGATAACTGTCTTGAATGgtgtaacattttttgaatgAAGTGTAATTCTATATAAactacttgtaaaactttacaacaaaaatgcaattaTTATGCATTGAACCCACATGAACAGTAACAAAATATCACACCTCTATTATAAGGATGTACAAGCAGTTCACTTAGAGAtacaaaatatacaaaaaaatattacaCCGTTCAGGGATTATCGATCTAACAACTATCCTCGTCCTGcgcctgcaaaaaaaaaaaaaaaaccaagttcCAACAATAGTTATGCATTTCAGttattaggaaaatattttcatacAATTAATAACCAAACACCTAAAAATCAAGTGGAAAttgattattttcttaaaaaatactttttatataaaatatttttattttaaaagtaattttCACTGTGCCAAACAGACCCTAACTATTAACCATTCGATCAaatgaaagaagaaagaaagtcaATACTAAACATAATGTttacaaaatgaagaaaaatagtaggatataactaattaaatcacTTGTTAATTGTCCATGATGTAACGAATCTAATTTGTAAACATATTTGTAGCATATtaccctaattttttttatttatatcttATTCTCGTGAAATTCTACTTATCCCAAAATGAATTAAAtatcttttattttgttctttttttagTGGAAGAAGCTAAAATggcaaaaaatgaaattttttctaattaacacaaaataaataaaataatttgtattaaaaaaattcaaatattacTTTAAAAAACAAAGCTTAAATGCTCAGTGGTGTGTAGGTTAGATTGAAAATAGTTACATTAATtataaataaaggaaaaaaggacTTTTAAGAAAATCTTatattttttcatgatttttgctTTCCCTCAATTCCACCCCACTTTTTAGATAGGAAGTGCAGTGACACGAGCTAACTTTATTTTAATCTTTCCTTTTCTGTTCTTATCTTTTTATTTCTCtcctaaaaaattaaaaacctTATCCAtccattttatttcctttcttctctatcctattcccttttctttccaTCATATCCCTTCAAAACAAATAGTTGGTGAATAATGAATAATCTGCAATTATGTAAAAATAAAGGTTTACGTTTGGCTGCAAATACTAACTTAACAATACCTATTATGGTGGTTTTATATTAGAAATTACTCTATGTGAAAAGTACAACAGTTACATAGACTCAATTTAGGGTCTCACTCATTATAGAAGGATTTTACAAATATTTAACCATTTGGagtgaaggaaaaaggaaaagaaaagacacCAGttgacaaaaaggaaaagagaacaaaaaaaggaaaaatgggatattttgttgcaaatgtggcaggaaaagaaacaaaaacatcAAGTATTTGTTAAtcggaaaaaaatgaaaaaaaatttcaaaaaaaaaaaataataatttcgtCAAATTTGGTACATTTTCCTTCTATTTCCTTCACTTCCAAATGTACCCAATACAAAAATTTcagataatttcagaaacctcccttgaggtttctaataatttcacaTAAATATCTTctaatattaaaaattacactgacctcccatTGATTGACATGTTTAATAACAAAGTCAGACCCTGTCATAAAAAGTAATCTCAAAAGTGAAACAAAAGTACTCGCGcacaattttcttccaaatttaCCTTCCTTATTTCTagaagaaaacaattaacacttTTGATAAGGAAAATgccaataaaaaaagaaagaaagaaaagggattGCCATTAGTCTGATCCTCTCAGGACATTGCTAAGCCTAAGAAGAGCTATTGGTAATGTAAACCAATAATGTGTCGAGCCTCTTTCCGACCTGGGTTTAATTGCCATGCCTGTGCGCGCTCAATTGCATTTTAGGAGCAGGACAACAAAGCGAAGTTTACCTCAAAAACGCCAAACTCTGGCCCCCACGTGTATTTCACTGTGACACTTGCGAGTAGTGTGTATGTACTTATTATTCTGCTTACAATTGCTAAATCTCAACTCAACACTTGGAAAATCTGGTCCTCTTCTCCCCGTCCTCCTCTGGCTGCCTCCCCTGAAATTTGATCTCCTCTCACCAAGATTGGACCTTTTTCGgtatcatattttttttggggggggggggattaCTTTTTGGTTTCTCCAAATTTCATTTTCGCGCATAAATAATTTATGCACTACTTGCTGCACAGGGCTTCTCTTGCTTTTACCCTTTCCATCCCGAAACCATTCCGATCTCGTTTGAAACAGCCCATCTTTGTCTTCAATCACGATTGAGCTCCCAGGGTCTTCCACTTTTTAGTAGGTACGTTTcttagctgaaattttgtggctATCTGGGCTTTTAGGGCTTAACTGAAAATTTGGGGGTTTCTGCTGTTCTGTATTGATTTCATCATAATTTGAATTGTGAGTTTTAAGATTTTTTCCCCCTCCCTCATTTACTTTACTCTGCTCGTGGTTCTCTGTTTTTGCATGTGCAGAATAGCTCTGTTTGTACCTGCAACTGGGGCCAAAGCTTGCACCTTTAAAGACTTGTGCTTTGAAGCCTATGCCTTGATGTTGTTTGCTGACTGCCTGAATCATGTGAGAGGCTATTCGTCCTCTTCCTCTCGCTATTGTTgctcttttctttgcttttctgAATAGTATAATTGTGAGGTATCTCTACGGCTGTTTTTGTGGTCGTTTAAGCATAAAAaagagcttctttttttttcgggtgGGATTCTAATCTCAGGTTTGTAGGTGTAGGGGAGGTTTGGGGGTGTAATGGAGCAAGGTTTGGGTTCAGATTCAGTTCCTCCATCAGGGTCTATTGATAAGTCTAGGGTGTTGGACGTAAGGCCTTTGAGATGTCTTGTCCCAATgtttccttcctctcctggcaTGGGCTCCGTGTCAAATCCCCAAGCTACACCTTTTGTTTGTGTTCCTCCAACTGGTCCTTTTCCACCGGGAGTTGCACCCTTGTACCCATTTTCTGTTTCTAATGGCTCTCATAATCGCCAAAACACCACCCCTTCTGGTGCACCCAATCAACCGGGGCTTTATGGCTTCGGTAACACTACGATTCCCTCTCCTGTTCCACTGAATGCCTTTAGAACTCCACAAGGTCCATCCGCTAATGGGGATGCTGGACCTTCGAGGAAGGGCAACAAAAATCGCGCAATGCAAGGTATAGTCATAGAAGATGATGGTTACAGTGATTCTCAAAATCAGAGTGAGCTGTATGCGAGTGGGTTTAGCATGCATGTGAATGATGTAGAAGATGGGAGCAGTGGAAGGAGGCAAAAGAATGGTGGTTCGCAAAAGAGGACCAGGAGAGCTCAGCAGCACCTTGATTCCTTCTCAGAGGTTGATGTGGATTCAGAGGCTAATAGATTCCTCACTACGTTTGGGCTTGTGGAGTTGGATCCTGATAGAAAATCTAATGGTGATAGGGAGATTGTGCAACGTATACTATTGGTTTTTGATCTGCTTAGGAGAAAACTTACCCAAATGGAAGAAGCAAAAGATGCTACTCCAGGATCTACAAGGCGCCCAGACTTGAGGGCTGCAACAACCTTGATGACAAATAAAGGGATCCGGACAAATATTATGAAAAGGATCGGTCATGTCCCTGGGGTTGAAGTTGgtgatattttcttttttaggatggAGCTGTGCCTGGTAGGGTTGCATGCTCCAAGTATGGCTGGGATTGATTATATGAGTGTTAAACTTACCTTGGATGAAGAACCTCTGGCAGTCAGCATTGTATCATCTGGAGGATACGATGATGAGGGTGATGATGGAGACGTCTTGATTTACAGTGGCCAGGGTGGAGTCCAAAGGAGAGATGGTCAGATGTTTGATCAGAAGCTGGAAAGAGGCAATCTTGCCATGGAAAAGAGCCTGCATCGAGCCAATGAAGTGAGAGTCATTCGGGGCTTGAAAGATGTTTCTGGTTCAACCGGAAAGATATATGTTTACGATGGCGTTTATAAAATCCAAGAATCGTGGACTGAGAAAAATAAGTCTGGCTGCAGCGTTTTCAAGTACAAATTGAGCAGAGTAGCTGGCCAGCCTGCAGCCTTTACATTGTGGAAATCTATCCAGCAGTGGAAGGGCGGAGTTACTTCACGGTCAGGAGTCATACTGCCGGACTTAACTTCAGGGGCTGAAAGTCAACCTGTTTCTCTTGTTAATGATGTTGATGATGTAAAAGGACCTgcttatttcacatatattccaagccttaagtacttgaaGCCGTTCTCTTCACCTAAATCTTTTACAGGTTGCCATTGCCTTGGTGGATGTCAACCCGGTGATTCTAATTGCCCTTGCATTCAGAGAAATGGAGGCCATGTGCCCTATAGTTCAATTGGAGTCATAATGAGTTACAAACTTTTGATACATGAGTGTGGCCTGACCTGCTCATGCCCTCCTAATTGCCGGAATCGAACATCTCAGGCCGGTCTGAAAGTCCGTCTTGAAGTGTTTAAAACAAAGGACAGAGGTTGGGGGCTTAGGTCTTGGGATCCAATCCGTGCTGGGGGGTTTATTTGTGAATATGCAGGAGAGGTAGTTGATGCATCTAGGGTAGGTGAGCTTGCGAGTGAACATGAAGATGGCTATGTTTTTGATGCTACTCGGGTATATGAACCAGTGGAAAATGTGCATGATGCTTCAAGTGAGTCAGCAAAAGCCCCATTTCCACTTGTTATTAGTGCAAAAAATAGTGGGAATGTTGCTCGCTTCATGAACCATAGCTGTTCACCAAATGTTTACTGGCTGCCAGTCTTACAAGAAAGCAACAACGATTCATATCTCCACATTGCTTTCTTTGCTATCAGGCATATACCTCCTATGCAGGAGTTGACATTTGACTATGGGATGATTCAATCTGACCAAGCAAGTTATAGGAGGAAGAAATGCCTGTGTGGATCGGCAAAGTGCAGGGGTTACTTCTACTGATGATCAGAGTGGAGTACTTTTACTGAAGGTAGGTAGGTTCTGTTTCTGAAATGCTCTTTTGGCTTTTGTTTGTATATTGGGATGCTCAAATTTACTTTTCAAGGGTTATTGTATTTACTGTAAAGACAGTGGTTTCTTGTGCTAACAATATCAATTCCATGCTTTTCATGGCCGGTCAATTTGGCTGAGATTGTCCATTTGGTCCCCTTTTGTTCACTAGTTCTTTTGGGCACTCGACCTATAATTATGCAAATACAGATGTCATGACTTGATGTAGCTTCATCATTCAGACATGTAGCAAAATTTTACTTGGTTGAGAAAAGGGTTTCATCTATGGATCATGTTTATCTGTGAGTATGCTTTGGTTTATATTTCATCATGTCATGGATTGCATTGTGGATTGAGTCAGATGCCTTCAACGGTTGATAGCTGACTTACCTTTTCACTGTTTTCTACTCATAGGTGACAAAAAATTGAtttatcaaaagaaaattagtattttattCTTCTTTGCCCAACATAGATTTCTATGTGGGCTgcttttttgaattttggtatAGTCATTTAGAGACATCAGATGTTATCATGAAAATGGGTGCAGCTGCTGATTATTTTCCCTCTGGTTGATTTGCTTTTCATTTTCCGTAATGAGAAGCAGAGAGAATGAATATCTTGATTGCAATGATTTTGATGGGGTGCTGTGCCCTGTTGTCAATGTCTAGGCCAATTTTGATTCTGATTACTAGGCTCTCTGTACATTAAGATTCAGATCAAGGTATTTGTTGGTTTTTGATGAGAAGCATTTCTGACATGACTtctattaggaaaattttgttatttcaaAGAAGTTGCAGATATGCAAtccatttaaaaaattttgctgCAGGAAGTATGCTGTGATTCTTGGTGGAAAATTTGTTTGTTCTGAACAATTTTCTTACATTGTACTTTTCGTTCTTTCAGTCATATTGCTAGTTGACGGGAGGAAAGATTTTGCATGTACATGGACTGTGCGATCTGCTGGAGCACATTTTGTTTAACTCTTTAGTGTATTTGGCAGTGCAGGTATGCGGTTCAAAAAGTCTATTATGTAATGTAGCTCAGAGTCTGAGTAAATCTTTGTAATTTGTGTAGCTGTTCAATGTACAATGTACTTGTAATTTAGCATTGGAGCATGCAACCCAATGAGGTGGAGCTCTCTCTTGTTGTAATTTATGTTTGGCCAGTCTTGAACATCATACTTGTGGGGCTTATTTATTTTAAGCTGTTCCTTGTTATCGGCCTTTTGTACTTTGCATGTGACTTCGCATTTGACTAGTTGAGGAGAAGGCGGAAGAGTAGTTGCTGTGTATGACATTTTTTTTGGTCTAGGGCTAATTGTGAAGCGTGTATTTGCTTGCGAATGAAACACACCTTGTCAGAGCAAAGGTTTGCTTAAGTGGCGGATAACTTGTTCTTGTGATGTTGAAATGGGAAAATCTCCAGCATAGCAAGTAGATAAATGAGAGGCTTGTAGAGAGGTATTGTCTTGTACTTTTCTTGTTTGTGCTTGTTTTGATCCATAACCTCGAGAAAGGATGGCGTGAGCCATGTATGCTGATGAGTATCTCTCAGATTGCTGAAGAAACATTGTGGCTTGCGTACGAGCATAGGGCGGCAAGCTGAAGCTGTGAGGATGACTGGAAAATACAGGTTTTCCAATCCTCAGCATTCGGCATCTTTTATGGTGACTTTTTGAGGTTAAACATGTTGTTTCGAGTCTGATATTCCGTCTGTCTTGGATGTATAGCCTATGATGGcatcgaatttttttttttttttttgggtttgatttgtTATTTTGGTGCCCATTCTGAGGTTCAATGTTACCAATTGGAGCTGTTAGTAGCTTTATTCTTGGTCTGATGATATCCCATCCCGTGGAGTTGAATACTAAGTAGGAGTCCAGCAATCTTGGATAAGGATGACTTCTTGTGCTTGGAAACCAAACCAAACATGATACAAAGAAGCAGAATTGTAGTTGTAGGCGGTCGGGAACTCAATTTAGCCTGGGTTTGTTTCTGGGACTTGAGTGGAAACAATTTCTTCTGGAGATACGTGAACCCAGTttcggccaaaaaaaaaatgaaaagagatTATAGCTGCTatataattaacaaaaataCTTTTGTTTTTGGAATTATTTGACAAAAGATACCTTTTTTTTAATGGGATAATTTGACAGAAATGCCCTTTATCATCAATAATCCCACACATGCTAGTACAAGTGTGTAGGGAAGTGGTACAATTAGTTTTGGTAACAGATTAGTCCAATTCAGAAAAAGTACTATTAAAAAAGTATTTGGAGAAGTGAGATGATAATTTTCTTTCATATATGCCCTTTTCTAATTGTACTCAAGTTGTTTTagtaaagaataaaataattaataaaagtCAATAGATATACGTCAAATTTGAAAAGATGTAGCAACTATAACCTGAAATAACAATAGTCTCTGCACATAGTTAATGCAAATTGTAATGGCCATAATTTTGTGTCATTTGTAACTAAAGACATAACTAACTCTATAATGCTATTAAATTGTTAGTATAAGCATCTAAATTTgggtaaaaaaaattaatcttttttattttagttgacGAGGTGAAAGTAAAAGTATTGGTGCAGAAAATATACAAGTCTTAGTCAACAAATCAACAACAAAAGGCATTAATAGTTTTGTCTGAACACAA
Protein-coding sequences here:
- the LOC113696721 gene encoding histone-lysine N-methyltransferase, H3 lysine-9 specific SUVH1; translated protein: MEQGLGSDSVPPSGSIDKSRVLDVRPLRCLVPMFPSSPGMGSVSNPQATPFVCVPPTGPFPPGVAPLYPFSVSNGSHNRQNTTPSGAPNQPGLYGFGNTTIPSPVPLNAFRTPQGPSANGDAGPSRKGNKNRAMQGIVIEDDGYSDSQNQSELYASGFSMHVNDVEDGSSGRRQKNGGSQKRTRRAQQHLDSFSEVDVDSEANRFLTTFGLVELDPDRKSNGDREIVQRILLVFDLLRRKLTQMEEAKDATPGSTRRPDLRAATTLMTNKGIRTNIMKRIGHVPGVEVGDIFFFRMELCLVGLHAPSMAGIDYMSVKLTLDEEPLAVSIVSSGGYDDEGDDGDVLIYSGQGGVQRRDGQMFDQKLERGNLAMEKSLHRANEVRVIRGLKDVSGSTGKIYVYDGVYKIQESWTEKNKSGCSVFKYKLSRVAGQPAAFTLWKSIQQWKGGVTSRSGVILPDLTSGAESQPVSLVNDVDDVKGPAYFTYIPSLKYLKPFSSPKSFTGCHCLGGCQPGDSNCPCIQRNGGHVPYSSIGVIMSYKLLIHECGLTCSCPPNCRNRTSQAGLKVRLEVFKTKDRGWGLRSWDPIRAGGFICEYAGEVVDASRVGELASEHEDGYVFDATRVYEPVENVHDASSESAKAPFPLVISAKNSGNVARFMNHSCSPNVYWLPVLQESNNDSYLHIAFFAIRHIPPMQELTFDYGMIQSDQASYRRKKCLCGSAKCRGYFY